The proteins below are encoded in one region of Sphaerodactylus townsendi isolate TG3544 linkage group LG06, MPM_Stown_v2.3, whole genome shotgun sequence:
- the SPIC gene encoding transcription factor Spi-C: MEGCIIQVNEAEILINCNCKEPNNLSSQNFVDQDVLGQALEDALEVLQQQSSGDFDYDPVDYNNCLTYHHLHIRTNSSYETESSTEKPIYSWKNAKNIEANLNSDCAVYQTLQTVPETQEICAIPLQQKGGKGRKKLRLFEYLHESLHNPDMANCIQWIDEPNGVFQFVSKTKEKLAEIWGERKGNRKIMTYQKMARALRNYGKTGEIIKIRRKLTYQFGSVVLQRLSPASFLEKGVEVDQYGCTDQECNYADNWLSYHCCVCNNSHELHQTSSNRSPFSYGSD, from the exons atggaaGGTTGTATTATTCAAGTTAATGAAGCAGAAATTCTGATTAACTGCAATTGCAAAGAACCCAATAACCTTTCCTCACAGAATTTTGTGGACCAAGATGTGTTGGGACAAGCCCTTGAAGACGCCCTGGAAGTGTTACAGCAGCAGTCGAGTGGTGACTTTGATTATGACCcag TAGATTATAACAACTGCTTGACTTATCATCACCTTCACATCAGAACCAATTCAAGCTATGAGACAGAGTCATCCACAGAAAAACCAATCTATAGCTGGAAGAATGCAAAA AATATTGAAGCCAACTTAAATTCAGACTGTGCTGTCTACCAGACCCTGCAGACTGTTCCAGAAACTCAAGAGATTTGTGCTATACCTCTTCAGCAAAAAGGAGGCAAAG GCAGAAAAAAACTACGTCTTTTTGAATATCTCCATGAATCTCTTCATAACCCAGACATGGCGAACTGCATTCAGTGGATAGATGAACCTAATGGTgtcttccagtttgtttccaaaaCTAAGGAAAAACTTGCAGAGATCTGGGGGGAGCGCAAGGGAAACCGTAAGATCATGACTTACCAGAAAATGGCCAGAGCCCTGAGGAATTATGGAAAAACAGGAGAAATAATTAAAATCCGGAGAAAGTTGACCTATCAGTTTGGCTCTGTGGTCCTGCAAAGGCTGTCTCCAGCCTCCTTTCTGGAAAAAGGTGTAGAAGTTGACCAGTATGGCTGTACTGATCAAGAGTGTAATTATGCAGATAACTGGCTGTCTTACCACTGTTGTGTTTGCAACAATAGCCATGAGCTACACCAGACTAGCAGTAATAGAAGTCCTTTTAGTTATGGATCAGACTAA